A single region of the Mycobacterium avium subsp. avium genome encodes:
- the rlmN gene encoding 23S rRNA (adenine(2503)-C(2))-methyltransferase RlmN, with the protein MVQQLVFSEPRPGKPPRHLADLDADGRASAVAELGLPAFRAKQLAHQYYGRLIADPRQMTDLPAGLRDAIADTMFPILLTAASEVTCDAGQTRKTLWRALDGVTVESVLMRYPQRNTVCISSQAGCGMACPFCATGQGGLSRNLSTAEILEQVRAGAAALRDDFGDRLSNVVFMGMGEPLANYARVVAAVRRIVAAPPQGFGISARSVTVSTVGLAPAIRKLADERLGVTLALSLHAPDDELRDTLVPVNNRWKIAEALDAARYYADVTGRRVSVEYALIRDVNDQPWRADLLGQRLHRALGPLVHVNLIPLNPTPGSQWDASPKPVEREFVRRVRAAGVSCTVRDTRGREISAACGQLAFEKG; encoded by the coding sequence ATGGTTCAACAACTGGTGTTCTCCGAGCCGCGCCCCGGTAAGCCGCCGCGGCACCTGGCCGATCTCGACGCCGACGGCCGCGCCTCCGCCGTCGCCGAGCTGGGCCTGCCGGCGTTTCGGGCCAAGCAGCTGGCGCATCAGTACTACGGCCGGCTGATCGCCGATCCGCGGCAGATGACCGATCTGCCGGCCGGGCTGCGCGACGCGATCGCCGACACCATGTTCCCGATCCTGCTCACCGCGGCCTCCGAGGTGACCTGCGATGCCGGCCAGACCCGAAAGACGTTGTGGCGGGCCCTGGATGGGGTCACCGTGGAGTCGGTGCTGATGCGCTACCCGCAGCGCAATACGGTGTGCATCTCGTCGCAGGCCGGCTGCGGCATGGCCTGCCCGTTCTGCGCGACCGGCCAGGGCGGGCTGAGCCGCAACCTGTCGACGGCCGAGATCCTCGAGCAGGTGCGCGCCGGCGCGGCGGCGCTGCGCGACGACTTCGGTGACCGCCTGTCCAACGTGGTGTTCATGGGCATGGGGGAGCCGCTGGCCAACTACGCGCGGGTGGTGGCCGCGGTGCGGCGCATCGTCGCCGCGCCGCCGCAGGGTTTCGGCATCTCGGCCCGTTCGGTGACGGTGTCGACGGTGGGGCTGGCGCCGGCGATCCGCAAACTCGCCGACGAACGGCTCGGGGTGACGCTGGCGTTGTCGCTGCACGCCCCCGACGACGAGCTGCGCGACACGCTGGTGCCGGTCAACAACCGGTGGAAGATCGCCGAGGCGCTCGACGCCGCCCGGTATTACGCCGACGTCACCGGCCGTCGGGTGTCGGTGGAGTACGCGTTGATCCGCGATGTCAACGATCAGCCATGGCGCGCCGATCTGTTGGGGCAGCGGCTGCATCGCGCGCTCGGGCCGCTGGTGCACGTGAACCTGATACCGCTCAACCCGACGCCGGGCAGCCAGTGGGACGCCAGTCCCAAGCCGGTCGAGCGGGAGTTCGTCCGGCGGGTGCGCGCCGCCGGGGTGTCCTGCACGGTGCGCGACACCCGCGGCCGCGAGATCAGCGCCGCCTGCGGACAGCTGGCCTTCGAGAAGGGATAG
- a CDS encoding lysophospholipid acyltransferase family protein — protein sequence MSNPDHRPTQVRAQAQRHAAETRAAMQERRNGQRGGLSGWVAERAARWDLSGQDEDTLQRQKYLWNALVDYWFRMEIDGWENIPDAPPALLVGVHSGAPFVWDAWTVGLQWWRRFGPDRPLHGTAHDALMAIPLFGRYFRSMGVLPAAPDAIATALAEGRDVALWPGGEVDSLRPWTERDRANLAGRTGFVKMAIRAGVPIVPIATVGGADAMPVLIRGDRLSKALRLDRLLRLKVFPLAISLPWGIAPAALPQLPLPAKIRTRFMPPVELDNDPARVQDDEYVERKYREVQDSIQQGMDALARRRAFPVFG from the coding sequence ATGAGTAACCCCGATCACAGACCGACGCAGGTGCGCGCCCAGGCGCAGCGCCACGCCGCCGAAACCCGGGCGGCCATGCAGGAGCGACGCAACGGCCAACGCGGCGGCCTGAGCGGATGGGTCGCCGAGCGGGCGGCCCGATGGGATCTGTCCGGCCAGGACGAGGACACCCTGCAGCGGCAGAAGTATCTGTGGAATGCGCTGGTGGACTACTGGTTTCGGATGGAGATCGACGGATGGGAGAACATCCCGGACGCACCGCCGGCGCTGCTGGTCGGGGTGCACTCCGGGGCGCCGTTCGTCTGGGACGCCTGGACCGTCGGCCTGCAGTGGTGGCGCCGGTTCGGGCCGGACCGCCCGCTGCATGGCACCGCCCACGACGCATTGATGGCAATCCCGTTGTTCGGGCGCTACTTCCGCTCGATGGGGGTCCTTCCGGCGGCCCCGGACGCGATCGCCACCGCGCTGGCGGAGGGGCGTGACGTGGCGCTGTGGCCCGGTGGGGAAGTGGACTCGCTGCGGCCGTGGACCGAGCGGGACCGCGCCAACCTGGCCGGGCGGACCGGGTTCGTCAAGATGGCGATCCGCGCCGGCGTGCCCATCGTGCCCATCGCCACCGTCGGCGGCGCCGACGCCATGCCGGTGCTGATTCGCGGCGACCGGCTCTCGAAAGCCTTGCGGCTGGACCGTTTACTGCGGCTCAAGGTGTTCCCGCTGGCGATCTCGCTGCCCTGGGGGATCGCGCCGGCGGCGCTGCCTCAGCTGCCGCTGCCGGCCAAGATCCGGACGCGGTTCATGCCCCCCGTCGAACTCGACAACGATCCCGCGCGGGTGCAGGACGACGAATACGTCGAGCGCAAATACCGGGAGGTGCAGGACTCGATCCAGCAGGGAATGGACGCGCTGGCGCGCCGGCGGGCATTCCCCGTCTTCGGCTGA
- a CDS encoding winged helix family transcriptional regulator, which translates to MSLDVVVLTNEDDFESALPDLSRFARPARRAALSTDGDGQFGPADVAIIDARSNVAAAQAVSHRLTADHPATAVVALVAPADCAAVDVDCNFDDVMLPGTCAEELQARLRLAIGRRRGGLDGTLKFGDLLLHPASFTASLDGRELNLTLTEFKLLNFLVQHAGQAFTRTRLMQQAWGYEGNGRARTVDVHIRRLRAKLGTRHQSLVGTVRGVGYRVPTPPQPEWIVGHQKP; encoded by the coding sequence ATGTCGTTGGACGTGGTGGTCCTCACCAACGAGGACGATTTCGAATCGGCGCTACCCGATCTGAGCAGATTCGCCCGCCCGGCACGCCGCGCCGCGCTGAGCACCGACGGCGACGGGCAATTCGGCCCCGCGGATGTGGCGATCATCGACGCGCGCAGCAACGTGGCCGCCGCCCAGGCGGTGAGCCACCGGCTGACGGCCGATCACCCGGCGACCGCGGTGGTGGCGCTGGTCGCCCCGGCCGATTGCGCGGCGGTGGACGTCGACTGCAATTTCGACGACGTGATGCTGCCCGGCACCTGCGCCGAGGAGTTGCAGGCGCGGCTGCGGCTGGCCATCGGCCGCCGCCGCGGCGGCCTGGACGGCACCCTGAAATTCGGCGACCTGTTGCTGCACCCGGCCAGCTTCACCGCGTCGCTGGACGGCCGGGAACTGAACCTGACCCTGACCGAGTTCAAACTCCTGAATTTCCTTGTGCAGCATGCCGGTCAGGCGTTCACGCGGACCCGGCTGATGCAACAGGCGTGGGGCTATGAGGGCAACGGGCGGGCCCGCACCGTCGACGTGCACATCCGGCGGCTGCGCGCCAAGCTGGGCACCCGGCACCAGTCGCTGGTCGGCACGGTCCGCGGAGTCGGCTACCGGGTGCCGACGCCACCGCAGCCGGAATGGATCGTTGGGCACCAGAAGCCGTGA
- the ispG gene encoding flavodoxin-dependent (E)-4-hydroxy-3-methylbut-2-enyl-diphosphate synthase translates to MTTGLGMPQTPAPTLAPRRRTRQLMVRDVGVGSDYPISVQSMCTTKTHDVNSTLQQIAELTAAGCDIVRVACPRQEDADALAEIARHSQIPVIADIHFQPKYIFAAIDAGCAAVRVNPGNIKEFDGRVGEVAKAAAAAGIPIRIGVNAGSLDKRFMAKYGKATPEALVESALWEASLFEEHGFSDIKISVKHNDPVVMVAAYEQLAEQCDYPLHLGVTEAGPAFQGTIKSAVAFGALLSRGIGDTIRVSLSAPPVEEVKVGIQILESLNLRPRSLEIVSCPSCGRAQVDVYTLANEVSAGLDGLDVPLRVAVMGCVVNGPGEAREADLGVASGNGKGQIFVRGEVIKTVPESQIVETLIEEAMRIAAQMNSEGGPEATSSGSPVVTVS, encoded by the coding sequence GTGACGACAGGCCTGGGCATGCCGCAGACCCCGGCGCCCACGCTTGCGCCCCGGCGCCGCACGCGCCAACTGATGGTGCGCGACGTCGGGGTCGGCAGCGACTATCCGATCTCGGTGCAGTCGATGTGCACCACCAAGACCCACGACGTGAACTCGACGCTGCAGCAGATCGCCGAGCTGACCGCGGCCGGCTGCGACATCGTCCGGGTGGCCTGCCCGCGCCAGGAGGACGCCGACGCGCTGGCCGAGATCGCCCGGCACAGCCAGATCCCGGTGATCGCCGACATCCACTTCCAGCCCAAGTACATCTTCGCGGCCATCGACGCCGGCTGCGCCGCGGTGCGGGTGAACCCCGGCAACATCAAGGAATTCGACGGCCGGGTGGGCGAGGTCGCCAAAGCCGCTGCGGCAGCGGGCATTCCGATCCGCATCGGCGTCAACGCGGGCTCGCTGGACAAGCGGTTCATGGCCAAGTACGGCAAGGCCACCCCCGAGGCGCTGGTCGAGTCCGCGCTGTGGGAGGCCTCGCTGTTCGAGGAGCACGGCTTTTCCGACATCAAGATCAGCGTCAAGCACAACGACCCCGTGGTGATGGTGGCCGCCTACGAGCAACTCGCCGAGCAGTGCGACTACCCGCTGCACCTGGGCGTCACCGAGGCCGGGCCCGCGTTTCAGGGCACCATCAAGTCCGCGGTCGCGTTCGGTGCGCTGCTGTCGCGCGGTATCGGCGACACCATCCGGGTGTCGCTGTCGGCGCCGCCCGTCGAGGAGGTCAAGGTCGGCATCCAGATCCTGGAGTCGCTGAACCTGCGGCCGCGTTCGCTCGAGATCGTGTCCTGCCCGTCGTGCGGGCGCGCCCAGGTCGACGTCTACACGCTGGCCAACGAGGTCAGCGCCGGCCTGGACGGCCTGGACGTGCCGCTGCGGGTCGCGGTGATGGGCTGCGTGGTCAACGGACCGGGCGAGGCCCGCGAGGCCGACCTGGGCGTCGCGTCGGGAAATGGCAAGGGGCAGATCTTCGTTCGCGGCGAGGTGATCAAGACGGTGCCCGAATCCCAGATCGTGGAGACGCTGATCGAAGAGGCCATGCGCATCGCCGCGCAGATGAACAGTGAGGGCGGGCCGGAGGCAACATCCAGCGGTTCACCGGTTGTCACCGTAAGCTGA
- a CDS encoding DUF2631 domain-containing protein has product MASTEVEHFTGVDTVEVPSAAWGWSRINHRTWHVVGLIIFGLLLAMLRGNHVGHIENWFLIGFATLVLVVLIRDLWGRRRGWIR; this is encoded by the coding sequence GTGGCCAGTACCGAGGTCGAGCACTTCACCGGCGTCGACACCGTCGAGGTGCCGTCGGCGGCGTGGGGATGGAGCCGGATCAACCACCGGACCTGGCACGTCGTCGGCCTGATCATCTTCGGGCTGCTGCTGGCCATGCTGCGCGGCAACCACGTCGGCCACATCGAGAACTGGTTTCTGATCGGATTCGCGACGCTGGTCCTCGTGGTGCTGATCCGCGACCTGTGGGGCCGCCGCCGCGGCTGGATCAGGTAG
- a CDS encoding phosphatidate cytidylyltransferase: MRAAIAVGAGIGAVLIVTLVFAPRFWVPIVAMAILVASHEVVRRLREAGYVIPVIPLLAGGQLTVWLTWPFHAAGALAGFGVTVVACLFWRLFMQDNRKRPEPFAGSPSANYLRDASATVFLACWVPLFASFAALLVYPADGAGRVFCLMITVVASDVGGYAVGVLFGKHPMVPAISPKKSWEGLAGSLVLGITAATLAATFLAGKAPWVGALLGVVLVLTCTLGDLVESQVKRDLGIKDMGRLLPGHGGLMDRLDGVLPSAVAAWTVLTLVP; this comes from the coding sequence CTGCGGGCCGCCATCGCGGTGGGCGCCGGTATCGGCGCAGTGCTCATCGTCACGCTGGTGTTCGCGCCCCGCTTCTGGGTGCCGATCGTCGCGATGGCCATCCTGGTCGCCAGCCATGAGGTGGTCCGCCGGCTGCGCGAGGCCGGATACGTCATCCCGGTCATTCCGTTGCTGGCCGGCGGCCAGCTCACGGTGTGGCTGACCTGGCCGTTCCACGCCGCCGGCGCGTTGGCCGGCTTCGGCGTCACCGTGGTGGCCTGCCTGTTCTGGCGGTTGTTCATGCAGGACAACCGCAAGCGCCCCGAGCCGTTCGCCGGTTCGCCCTCGGCGAACTACCTGCGCGACGCGTCGGCCACCGTCTTCCTGGCCTGCTGGGTGCCGTTGTTCGCCTCCTTCGCCGCCCTGCTGGTCTATCCCGCCGACGGTGCCGGGCGGGTGTTCTGCCTGATGATCACCGTGGTGGCCTCCGACGTCGGCGGCTACGCCGTGGGCGTGCTGTTCGGCAAGCATCCGATGGTCCCGGCGATCAGCCCCAAGAAATCCTGGGAGGGCCTGGCCGGCTCGCTGGTGCTGGGTATCACCGCGGCCACCCTGGCGGCGACTTTTCTGGCCGGCAAGGCGCCGTGGGTGGGCGCGCTGCTGGGGGTGGTGCTGGTGCTCACCTGCACCCTCGGCGACCTGGTGGAGTCGCAGGTCAAGCGTGACCTGGGCATCAAGGACATGGGCCGGCTGCTGCCCGGCCACGGCGGCCTGATGGACCGGCTGGACGGTGTGCTGCCGTCGGCGGTCGCCGCCTGGACGGTGCTGACGCTCGTTCCGTAG
- the frr gene encoding ribosome recycling factor, whose product MIDEALFDAEEKMEKAVAVARDDLSTIRTGRANPGMFSRIVIDYYGAATPITQLASINVPEARLVVIKPYEASQVGAIETAIRNSDLGVNPTNDGTLIRVAVPQLTEERRRELVKQAKSKGEDAKVSVRNIRRKAMEELHRIRKDGEAGEDEVGRAEKDLDKTTHQYITQIDELVKHKEGELLEV is encoded by the coding sequence ATGATTGACGAGGCTCTCTTCGACGCGGAAGAGAAGATGGAGAAGGCCGTAGCGGTTGCCCGTGACGACTTGTCGACCATCCGGACCGGCCGCGCCAACCCGGGCATGTTCTCCCGGATCGTGATCGACTATTACGGCGCGGCCACCCCCATCACCCAGCTGGCCAGCATCAACGTGCCCGAGGCGCGGCTGGTGGTGATCAAGCCCTACGAGGCCAGTCAGGTCGGGGCGATCGAGACGGCCATCCGCAACTCCGACCTGGGCGTCAACCCCACCAACGACGGCACCCTGATCCGGGTGGCGGTGCCCCAGCTCACCGAGGAGCGCCGCCGCGAGCTGGTGAAGCAGGCCAAGAGCAAGGGGGAGGATGCCAAGGTGTCGGTGCGCAACATCCGCCGCAAGGCGATGGAGGAGCTGCACCGCATCCGCAAGGACGGCGAGGCCGGCGAGGACGAGGTCGGGCGGGCCGAAAAGGACCTGGACAAGACCACCCATCAGTACATCACCCAAATCGACGAGCTGGTCAAGCACAAAGAAGGCGAGCTGCTGGAGGTCTAG
- the dxr gene encoding 1-deoxy-D-xylulose-5-phosphate reductoisomerase: MTNPTSDGQPRGRLRVLVLGSTGSIGTQALQVIAANPDRFEVVGLAAGGANLDTLLRQRAETGVTNVAVADEHAARRAGDIPFCGPEAATRLVEETEADVVLNALVGALGLRPTLAALESGARLALANKESLIAGGPLVLAAAAPGQIVPVDSEHSALAQCLRGGTGDEVAKLVLTASGGPFRGWTAEELEHVTPEQAGAHPTWSMGPMNTLNSASLVNKGLELIETHLLFGIPYDRIEVVVHPQSIVHSMVTFVDGSTLAQASPPDMRLPISLALGWPHRVPGAAACCDFSTASSWEFEPLDNEVFPAVELARHAGQAGGCMTAIYNAANEEAAAAFLAGRVSFGAIVETIADVLHAADQWAPKFSETPANVDDVLDAQRWARQRAQRAVAQARPATASAKTPGVV, encoded by the coding sequence GTGACCAACCCGACGAGCGACGGGCAGCCGCGCGGCCGCCTGCGCGTACTGGTGCTGGGCAGCACCGGCTCGATCGGCACCCAGGCGCTGCAGGTGATCGCGGCCAACCCGGACCGCTTCGAGGTCGTCGGCCTGGCCGCCGGGGGCGCCAACCTGGACACGCTGCTGCGGCAGCGGGCCGAGACGGGTGTGACCAACGTCGCCGTCGCCGACGAACACGCCGCCCGGCGGGCCGGCGACATCCCGTTCTGCGGGCCCGAGGCGGCGACCCGGCTGGTCGAGGAGACCGAGGCCGACGTCGTGCTCAACGCGCTGGTCGGGGCGCTGGGGCTGCGGCCCACGCTGGCCGCGCTGGAGTCGGGAGCCCGGCTGGCGCTGGCCAACAAGGAGTCGCTGATCGCCGGCGGGCCGCTGGTGCTCGCGGCCGCCGCGCCCGGGCAGATCGTGCCGGTCGACTCCGAGCATTCCGCGCTGGCCCAGTGCCTGCGCGGCGGCACCGGCGACGAGGTCGCCAAGCTGGTGCTGACCGCCTCCGGCGGCCCGTTCCGCGGCTGGACGGCCGAGGAGCTCGAGCACGTCACGCCCGAGCAGGCGGGCGCCCACCCGACCTGGTCGATGGGGCCGATGAACACGCTGAACTCGGCGTCGCTGGTCAACAAGGGCCTGGAGCTCATCGAAACCCACCTGCTGTTCGGCATCCCGTATGACCGCATCGAGGTGGTCGTGCACCCGCAGTCGATCGTTCATTCGATGGTCACCTTCGTCGACGGCTCCACCCTGGCCCAGGCCAGCCCGCCGGACATGCGGCTGCCGATCTCGCTGGCCCTGGGCTGGCCGCACCGGGTGCCCGGGGCGGCCGCCTGCTGCGACTTCTCCACCGCGTCGAGCTGGGAATTCGAGCCGCTGGACAATGAGGTCTTCCCCGCCGTCGAGCTGGCCCGCCACGCCGGGCAGGCCGGCGGCTGCATGACCGCGATCTACAACGCCGCCAACGAGGAGGCGGCCGCGGCGTTCCTGGCCGGACGGGTCTCGTTCGGCGCCATCGTCGAAACCATCGCCGACGTGCTGCACGCCGCCGACCAATGGGCGCCCAAATTCAGCGAAACACCCGCTAACGTGGATGACGTACTAGACGCGCAGCGCTGGGCACGGCAGCGGGCGCAGCGTGCCGTCGCACAGGCACGGCCCGCCACGGCGTCAGCGAAAACCCCCGGAGTGGTGTGA
- a CDS encoding M50 family metallopeptidase yields MMFVIGIVLFALAILISVALHECGHMWVARATGMKVRRYFVGFGPTLWSTRRGETEYGLKAVPLGGFCDIAGMTSVEELAPDEADRAMFKQATWKRVAVLFAGPGANFVICLVLLYAIALIWGLPNLHPPTKAIVGETACVAPEVAPGKLADCTGPGPAALAGIRPGDVIVKVGDTPVSTFDDMAAAIRKVHGNVPIVVDRDGTAITAYVDVTPTQRYLSGGSGPQGAPPQPSTVGAIGVGAVKVAPAHYGVFSAIPASVVFAGDLTVEVGKALVTIPTKVGALVHAIGGGQRDPQTPMSVVGASIIGGDTVDHGLWVAFWFFLAQLNLILGAINLVPLLPFDGGHIAIAVFEKVRNLIRSARGMVAAAPVNYLKLMPATYVVLVFVVGYMLLTVTADLVNPIRLFQ; encoded by the coding sequence ATGATGTTCGTCATCGGCATTGTGCTGTTCGCACTGGCCATCCTGATCTCGGTGGCCCTGCACGAGTGCGGGCACATGTGGGTGGCCCGCGCCACCGGCATGAAGGTGCGCCGCTATTTCGTCGGCTTCGGCCCCACGCTGTGGTCGACGCGGCGCGGCGAGACCGAATACGGCCTCAAAGCCGTTCCGCTGGGCGGTTTCTGCGACATCGCCGGGATGACCTCGGTGGAGGAGCTGGCGCCCGACGAAGCCGACCGGGCCATGTTCAAGCAGGCCACCTGGAAGCGCGTCGCGGTGCTGTTCGCCGGCCCCGGCGCGAACTTCGTCATCTGCCTGGTGCTGCTCTACGCCATCGCCCTGATCTGGGGACTGCCCAACCTGCACCCGCCGACCAAGGCGATCGTCGGCGAAACCGCTTGTGTGGCACCGGAAGTGGCGCCGGGCAAGCTCGCCGACTGCACCGGGCCCGGTCCGGCGGCGCTGGCCGGGATCCGCCCCGGCGACGTCATCGTCAAGGTGGGCGACACCCCGGTGTCGACGTTCGACGACATGGCCGCCGCCATCCGCAAGGTGCACGGCAACGTCCCGATCGTCGTCGACCGGGACGGCACCGCCATCACCGCCTACGTCGACGTCACACCCACCCAGCGCTACCTGAGCGGCGGGTCCGGCCCGCAGGGCGCCCCGCCGCAACCCTCGACCGTCGGCGCCATCGGCGTCGGAGCGGTCAAGGTCGCGCCCGCCCACTACGGCGTGTTCTCCGCGATCCCGGCCAGCGTGGTGTTCGCCGGCGACCTGACCGTCGAGGTGGGCAAGGCGCTGGTCACCATCCCCACCAAGGTGGGGGCGCTGGTGCACGCCATCGGTGGTGGCCAGCGCGACCCGCAGACCCCGATGAGCGTGGTCGGGGCCAGCATCATCGGCGGCGACACCGTCGACCACGGGCTGTGGGTGGCGTTCTGGTTCTTTTTGGCCCAGCTGAACCTCATCCTGGGCGCGATCAACCTGGTGCCGCTGCTGCCCTTCGACGGCGGACACATCGCCATCGCGGTGTTCGAGAAGGTCCGCAACCTGATCCGGTCGGCCCGCGGCATGGTCGCCGCGGCGCCGGTGAACTACCTCAAACTCATGCCGGCGACCTACGTCGTGCTGGTGTTCGTGGTGGGCTACATGTTGCTGACGGTGACCGCGGACCTGGTCAACCCGATCAGGCTCTTCCAGTAA
- a CDS encoding protein disulfide oxidoreductase — protein MSRLSFVCRLLAATAFAVALLLGLGDAPRAAATDDRLQFTATTLSGAPFNGASLQGKPAVLWFWTPWCPYCNAEAPGVSRVAAANPGVTFVGVAAHSDVGAMANFVSKYNLNFTTLNDADGAIWARYGVPWQPAYVFYRADGSSTFVNNPTSAMPQDELAARVAALR, from the coding sequence ATGTCCCGTTTGTCATTTGTCTGCAGGCTTTTGGCCGCAACCGCTTTCGCCGTCGCCCTGCTACTCGGGCTGGGCGACGCGCCGCGCGCGGCGGCCACCGACGACCGCCTGCAATTCACCGCGACCACGCTCAGCGGCGCGCCGTTCAACGGCGCCAGTCTGCAGGGCAAGCCCGCCGTGCTGTGGTTCTGGACGCCGTGGTGCCCGTACTGCAACGCCGAGGCCCCGGGCGTGAGCCGGGTGGCCGCCGCCAACCCGGGCGTCACCTTCGTCGGCGTCGCCGCCCACTCCGACGTCGGCGCCATGGCCAACTTCGTCTCCAAATACAACCTGAACTTCACCACGCTCAACGACGCCGACGGAGCGATCTGGGCCCGCTACGGCGTGCCCTGGCAGCCCGCGTACGTGTTCTACCGGGCGGACGGCAGCTCCACCTTCGTCAACAACCCCACCTCGGCGATGCCCCAGGACGAACTGGCCGCCCGGGTGGCGGCGCTGCGCTGA
- a CDS encoding MPT63 family protein → MKVTKNAVLTAAAAGGIAAASVFAATPAAAAPNIQGFGVSEQLVDGPLVTDYTVSNLQPSNVSIPGYTPKGTLYQADVSVRSDGGVVTPMVHDFIARGPNGQNYRVIDNVAVPNGLSPAPIPQDTESTGTLYFDVTGAPPNGVVYNDGMQDVLMWTSNVPSSAPGAPNSPAPGAPNSPAPGAPPAPAAHT, encoded by the coding sequence ATGAAGGTCACCAAGAACGCCGTGCTGACAGCCGCCGCTGCCGGGGGTATCGCGGCGGCGAGCGTGTTCGCGGCGACGCCGGCCGCCGCCGCGCCCAACATCCAGGGGTTCGGCGTCAGCGAGCAGCTGGTGGACGGGCCGCTGGTCACCGACTACACGGTGAGCAATCTGCAGCCCAGCAACGTCAGCATTCCGGGTTACACCCCGAAAGGCACGCTCTACCAGGCCGACGTCAGCGTCCGCTCGGACGGTGGGGTGGTCACCCCGATGGTCCACGACTTCATCGCCCGCGGCCCCAACGGCCAGAACTACCGGGTGATCGACAACGTGGCGGTGCCCAACGGCCTGAGCCCCGCGCCGATCCCGCAGGACACCGAGTCGACCGGGACGCTGTACTTCGACGTGACCGGCGCGCCGCCCAACGGCGTGGTCTACAACGACGGCATGCAGGACGTCCTGATGTGGACCTCCAACGTGCCCAGCTCCGCGCCCGGCGCGCCGAACAGCCCCGCACCGGGTGCGCCGAACAGCCCGGCGCCGGGCGCTCCGCCCGCGCCGGCGGCGCACACGTAA
- a CDS encoding CsbD family protein produces MAEENKSGPAEAVKGVVEDVKGKAKEAVGAVAGRDDLTREGQAQQDKAEAQRDAAKKEAEAEAARGGAEAAEERQRANQ; encoded by the coding sequence ATGGCGGAAGAAAACAAGTCGGGACCCGCGGAAGCGGTGAAGGGCGTCGTCGAGGACGTCAAAGGAAAGGCCAAGGAAGCCGTGGGCGCGGTGGCCGGTCGTGACGACCTGACCCGGGAGGGCCAGGCGCAGCAGGACAAGGCCGAAGCGCAGCGCGACGCGGCGAAGAAGGAAGCCGAGGCCGAGGCCGCTCGCGGCGGCGCCGAGGCCGCCGAGGAGCGCCAGAGGGCCAACCAGTAG
- the pyrH gene encoding UMP kinase, with translation MTESREPHVAGSAAPRPEPANGLASGQPSSRARYSRVLLKLGGEMFGGGQVGLDPDVVAQVARQIAEVVRGGVQVAVVIGGGNFFRGAQLQQRGMERTRSDYMGMLGTVMNSLALQDFLEKEGIVTRVQTAITMGQVAEPYLPLRAVRHLEKGRVVIFGAGMGLPYFSTDTTAAQRALEIGAEVVLMAKAVDGVFSADPRQYPEAELITAISHREVIDRGLRVADATAFSLCMDNGMPILVFNLLTNGNIARAVAGEKIGTLVTT, from the coding sequence ATGACGGAGTCCAGGGAGCCCCACGTCGCCGGCTCGGCGGCTCCGAGGCCAGAGCCGGCGAACGGACTGGCTTCCGGCCAGCCGTCGAGCCGGGCCCGGTATTCGCGAGTGCTGCTCAAGCTGGGCGGCGAGATGTTCGGTGGCGGCCAGGTCGGTTTGGATCCCGACGTCGTCGCGCAGGTGGCCCGGCAGATCGCCGAGGTGGTCCGCGGCGGCGTCCAGGTGGCGGTGGTGATCGGCGGCGGCAACTTCTTCCGCGGCGCCCAGCTTCAGCAGCGCGGCATGGAGCGCACCCGTTCGGATTACATGGGCATGCTGGGCACGGTGATGAACAGCCTGGCGCTGCAAGACTTCCTGGAGAAGGAAGGCATCGTCACCCGGGTGCAGACCGCGATCACCATGGGCCAGGTGGCCGAGCCCTATCTGCCGTTGCGCGCGGTGCGCCACCTGGAGAAGGGACGGGTGGTGATCTTCGGGGCCGGCATGGGCCTGCCCTACTTCTCCACCGACACCACGGCCGCGCAGCGGGCGCTGGAGATCGGCGCCGAGGTGGTGCTGATGGCCAAGGCCGTCGACGGCGTGTTCTCCGCGGATCCCCGGCAATATCCCGAGGCCGAGCTGATCACCGCGATCAGCCACCGCGAGGTCATCGACCGCGGGCTGCGCGTGGCCGATGCGACGGCGTTCAGCCTGTGCATGGACAATGGCATGCCGATCCTGGTGTTCAATCTGCTGACCAATGGCAATATCGCCCGCGCGGTCGCCGGTGAGAAGATCGGGACGCTGGTCACCACCTGA